Proteins from a single region of Sphingopyxis sp. BSN-002:
- a CDS encoding polyprenyl synthetase family protein → MTAEIHQLHGDRPPSLDPMMALVAADMNEVNAVILDRMQSEVPLIPELAGHLIAGGGKRMRPMLTLACGKLLDYPGRRHCKLAAAVEFIHTATLLHDDVVDKSDLRRGRKTANIIWGNSASVLVGDFLFSRAFEVMVEDGSLKVLKILSRASAVIAEGEVNQLSAQRRIETSEDQYLAIINAKTAELFAAACKIAAVVAERDDAAEAALDAYGRNLGIAFQLVDDAIDYVSDEETMGKGVGDDFRDGKVTLPVILAYARGSAEEREFWKQAIVGHKTSDEDLAHAKSLLLKHDTIADTLARARHYGQRAVDAIGGFPTSQAKSALTEAVAFAVARAY, encoded by the coding sequence ATGACTGCCGAGATCCACCAGCTCCACGGCGACCGCCCGCCCTCGCTCGACCCGATGATGGCGCTTGTCGCCGCCGATATGAACGAGGTGAATGCGGTCATTCTCGACCGGATGCAGTCCGAAGTTCCGCTGATCCCCGAACTCGCCGGGCATCTGATCGCGGGCGGCGGCAAGCGGATGCGCCCGATGCTGACGCTGGCGTGCGGCAAGCTGCTCGATTATCCGGGCCGCCGTCACTGCAAGCTCGCCGCCGCGGTCGAGTTTATCCATACCGCGACGCTGCTCCACGACGATGTCGTCGACAAGTCGGACCTGCGCCGCGGCCGCAAGACCGCTAACATCATCTGGGGCAACAGCGCCTCGGTGCTCGTCGGCGACTTCCTGTTCAGCCGCGCTTTCGAGGTGATGGTCGAGGACGGCTCGCTGAAGGTGCTCAAGATCCTGAGCCGTGCCTCGGCGGTGATCGCCGAGGGCGAGGTCAACCAGCTCTCGGCGCAGCGCCGGATCGAGACGAGCGAGGACCAGTATCTCGCGATCATCAATGCCAAGACCGCCGAGCTGTTCGCCGCGGCGTGCAAGATCGCCGCGGTCGTCGCCGAGCGCGACGACGCTGCCGAAGCCGCGCTCGACGCCTATGGCCGCAACCTCGGCATCGCCTTCCAGCTCGTCGACGATGCGATCGACTATGTTTCCGACGAGGAAACGATGGGGAAGGGGGTCGGCGACGACTTCCGCGACGGCAAGGTCACGCTGCCCGTCATCCTCGCCTATGCGCGCGGCAGTGCCGAGGAGCGCGAGTTCTGGAAGCAGGCGATCGTCGGGCACAAGACGTCGGACGAAGATCTGGCCCATGCCAAGTCGCTGCTGCTGAAGCATGACACCATCGCCGACACGCTCGCGCGGGCGCGCCATTATGGCCAGCGCGCGGTCGACGCGATCGGCGGCTTTCCGACGAGCCAGGCGAAGTCGGCGCTGACCGAAGCGGTCGCCTTCGCGGTCGCGCGCGCTTATTGA
- a CDS encoding HAMP domain-containing sensor histidine kinase — protein MIAIAALWISVLLIGGGFALDRVLTGAITRNFDSSLEYVLIAMIRSSEIGPDGEVRLIEPLGDQRFLEPYSGLYWQISGGGQEPYRSRSLWERTLKPPRAHIDNVLHTYNSNQFPDEELRVLERNVILPGSKTSWRFQIAQSREALDLQIGAVRATLIPSLGLLGLGLIILAALQTFYGLLPLRQIRRAIAAMRGGQHRRITAPLPLEVQPMVDELNALLAHNEKQAEEARLHAGNLAHALKTPLTVLVNSAAGSDSELAGTVRREAATMQRQVDHHLARARAVGRRGAAQARANIRESVDSVSRAVGLLYPNARLDASGDKALVARVERQDLDELIGNLLENAAKYGGGSVFVTVQREGAMAEILVEDDGPGISPADRQRIFDRGVRLDSGKPGTGLGLAIVRDVAEIYGGSIALEESEDLGGLLVRLRLPAG, from the coding sequence ATGATCGCGATCGCGGCGCTGTGGATTTCGGTGCTGCTGATCGGCGGCGGCTTCGCGCTCGACCGGGTGCTGACCGGCGCGATCACGCGCAACTTCGATTCGAGCCTCGAATATGTGCTGATCGCGATGATCCGTTCGTCGGAGATCGGCCCCGACGGCGAGGTGCGGCTGATCGAGCCGCTCGGCGACCAGCGTTTCCTCGAACCCTATAGCGGGCTCTATTGGCAGATCAGCGGCGGGGGGCAGGAGCCCTATCGCTCGCGCTCGCTGTGGGAACGCACGCTGAAGCCCCCGCGCGCCCATATCGACAATGTGCTTCACACCTATAACAGCAACCAGTTTCCCGACGAGGAACTGCGCGTTCTCGAGCGCAACGTCATCCTGCCGGGCAGCAAGACGAGCTGGCGCTTCCAGATCGCGCAGTCGCGCGAGGCGCTCGACCTTCAGATCGGAGCGGTGCGCGCGACCCTGATCCCCAGCCTCGGGCTGCTCGGGCTGGGGCTCATCATCCTCGCGGCGCTCCAGACCTTCTACGGCCTGCTGCCGCTGCGCCAGATCCGCCGCGCGATCGCCGCGATGCGCGGGGGGCAGCATCGCCGCATCACCGCGCCGTTGCCGCTGGAGGTCCAGCCGATGGTCGACGAGCTGAATGCGCTGCTCGCGCATAACGAGAAGCAGGCGGAGGAGGCGCGGCTGCACGCCGGCAACCTCGCGCATGCACTGAAGACGCCGCTGACGGTGCTGGTGAACAGCGCGGCGGGTTCGGACAGCGAGCTTGCCGGGACGGTCCGGCGCGAGGCGGCGACGATGCAGCGCCAGGTCGATCACCATCTCGCCCGCGCCCGCGCGGTGGGTCGCCGCGGCGCGGCGCAGGCGCGCGCGAACATCCGCGAAAGCGTCGACAGCGTGTCGCGCGCGGTCGGGCTGCTCTATCCGAACGCACGGCTCGACGCGTCGGGCGACAAGGCGCTCGTCGCGCGCGTCGAACGGCAGGACCTCGACGAGCTGATCGGCAACCTGCTGGAGAATGCGGCCAAATATGGCGGCGGCAGCGTCTTCGTCACCGTCCAGCGCGAAGGCGCGATGGCCGAGATACTCGTCGAGGACGACGGCCCCGGGATTTCGCCCGCCGACCGCCAGCGCATCTTCGACCGCGGCGTGCGGCTCGACAGCGGCAAGCCGGGGACGGGGCTGGGGCTGGCGATCGTCCGCGATGTGGCAGAGATTTACGGGGGAAGTATTGCGCTCGAGGAGAGCGAGGATCTGGGCGGGCTACTGGTACGGTTGAGACTGCCGGCGGGGTAG
- a CDS encoding glutathione S-transferase N-terminal domain-containing protein, translating into MTMDHPIFAKWPAEHPDRLQLFGAPTPNGVKVSIMLEECGLPYEAHRVDIMANESHDPAFLSLNPNGKIPAIYDPDGPGGKPLALFESGAILIYLADKTDRFLPEDPGRRYEAIQWLMWQMGGAGPIFGQLGFFHKFAGRDYEDKRPRDRYAAESARLLGVLDGRLDGRTWIMGEEYSIADISLLGWVRNLIGFYDAAEIVGFERFKHVQAWLDRGLARPAVQRGLVVCSA; encoded by the coding sequence ATGACCATGGACCACCCGATCTTCGCCAAATGGCCCGCCGAACATCCCGACCGGTTGCAACTGTTCGGTGCGCCGACCCCGAACGGCGTGAAGGTCAGCATCATGCTGGAGGAATGCGGCCTGCCGTACGAAGCGCACCGCGTCGACATCATGGCGAACGAAAGCCACGACCCCGCCTTCCTGTCCCTCAATCCGAACGGCAAGATTCCCGCGATCTATGATCCCGACGGACCGGGCGGCAAGCCGCTGGCGCTGTTCGAATCGGGCGCGATCCTGATCTATCTCGCCGACAAGACCGACCGCTTCCTGCCCGAGGATCCGGGCCGCCGTTACGAGGCGATCCAGTGGCTGATGTGGCAAATGGGCGGCGCGGGTCCGATCTTCGGGCAGCTCGGCTTCTTCCACAAATTCGCCGGCCGCGACTATGAGGACAAGCGTCCGCGCGACCGCTACGCGGCCGAATCCGCGCGGCTGCTCGGCGTGCTCGACGGCCGTCTTGACGGGCGGACGTGGATCATGGGCGAAGAATACAGCATCGCCGACATCTCGCTGCTCGGCTGGGTGCGCAACCTGATCGGCTTTTACGACGCCGCCGAGATCGTCGGCTTCGAGCGGTTCAAACATGTGCAGGCGTGGCTGGACCGCGGCCTCGCGCGTCCCGCAGTGCAGCGCGGGCTGGTGGTTTGCTCAGCCTGA
- the hrpB gene encoding ATP-dependent helicase HrpB, which produces MTKIPLPIDQVLPDIMAALVLKPNVVVVAPPGAGKTTRVAPAMLDQPWCKGNVWLLSPRRLAARAAAERIAEEMGEAVGGKVGYATRLDSKQSAATRLLVMTPGLFRNRILSDPELAGVSAVLFDEVHERSLDGDFALALAIDAQQGLRDDLRLVAMSATLDGARFGALLGNAPVVKSEGKSWPLDLRHIGRRAEDRLEASVLLAVRQAMADEPEGDMLAFLPGAADIERAAAAVEAAGLPLVVHRLHGQIDPAQQRKALVRDPDGGRKLILATSIAETSLTIEGVRIVIDAGLSRRPRFDKAAGIARLVTERASQASATQRAGRAARQGPGVAYRLWEAAATAGMPPFDPPEIHENDLMPVVLDCASWGIVDPRQLGWLDPPSPASISEAKARLQAIGALGDDGRITAHGKALASIPLPVPLAHMLLDAARAGEADLAAKLAVLLTEPGLGGRGVDVEARLQRWKNMRGDRSEGAWRLARRLADLGEKSASGEGRLGERSVGGWIATAWPDRVARQRAGQRGEYLSAGGRAYKLDPLDPLANSEWLAIADAQGHAAGVRILGAAPIALAEVEAIFAGQIESRSASRYDATSDRVDHRRERRLGAIALSSGQTGRNEGAEDDVAVRLAAVREKGLGLIGWGPVSHALRQRASFAGLDALSAPALADSLDIWLAPLLEKSRGLRDIGDQRLADALSGLLDWPARQLLEKLAPADFSTPAGSRHAIDYGADGGPTVSVRVQEMFGLARHPVIGDPPVPLVLALTSPAHRPIQTSRDIASFWSGSWSEVAKEMRGRYPKHSWPDDPANARPTLLTKAAQARRDGQ; this is translated from the coding sequence ATGACGAAAATCCCGCTGCCGATCGATCAAGTGCTGCCCGACATCATGGCGGCGCTCGTGCTCAAGCCGAATGTCGTGGTGGTCGCGCCGCCGGGGGCGGGCAAGACGACGCGCGTCGCGCCCGCGATGCTCGACCAGCCATGGTGCAAGGGCAATGTGTGGCTGCTGTCGCCGCGCAGGCTCGCGGCGCGCGCTGCGGCCGAGCGGATCGCCGAAGAGATGGGCGAGGCGGTCGGCGGCAAGGTCGGCTACGCCACGCGCCTCGACAGCAAGCAATCGGCGGCGACGCGACTTCTGGTGATGACGCCGGGGCTGTTCCGCAACCGCATCCTCTCCGACCCCGAACTCGCGGGCGTGTCGGCGGTGCTGTTCGACGAGGTTCACGAGCGCAGCCTCGACGGCGACTTCGCGCTCGCGCTGGCGATCGACGCGCAGCAGGGGCTTCGCGACGACCTGCGGCTCGTCGCCATGTCGGCGACGCTCGACGGCGCGCGCTTCGGCGCGCTGCTCGGTAATGCCCCGGTCGTGAAAAGCGAAGGAAAGAGCTGGCCGCTCGATCTGCGCCATATCGGCCGCCGCGCCGAGGATCGGCTGGAAGCATCGGTATTGCTCGCGGTCCGGCAGGCGATGGCCGATGAACCCGAAGGCGATATGCTGGCGTTCCTTCCCGGCGCCGCCGATATCGAGCGTGCCGCCGCGGCCGTCGAAGCCGCGGGGCTGCCGCTCGTCGTTCACCGGCTGCATGGTCAGATCGACCCGGCGCAACAGCGGAAAGCGCTCGTCCGCGATCCCGACGGAGGGCGCAAGCTGATCCTCGCGACGAGCATCGCCGAAACGAGCCTGACGATCGAGGGTGTGCGTATCGTGATCGACGCCGGGCTGTCGCGGCGGCCGCGCTTCGACAAGGCGGCGGGTATCGCACGCCTCGTCACCGAGCGCGCGAGCCAGGCGTCGGCGACGCAGCGCGCCGGTCGTGCGGCACGGCAGGGGCCGGGGGTCGCCTATCGCCTGTGGGAAGCCGCGGCGACCGCGGGCATGCCGCCGTTCGATCCGCCCGAAATCCACGAGAACGACCTGATGCCCGTCGTGCTCGACTGCGCGAGCTGGGGCATCGTCGATCCGCGCCAGCTCGGCTGGCTCGATCCGCCATCGCCCGCGTCGATTTCGGAAGCCAAGGCGCGGTTGCAGGCAATCGGAGCGCTCGGCGACGACGGCCGCATCACCGCACACGGCAAGGCGCTCGCGTCGATCCCGTTACCGGTGCCGCTCGCGCATATGCTGCTCGATGCGGCGCGGGCGGGGGAGGCGGATCTTGCGGCGAAGCTGGCTGTGCTGCTCACCGAGCCCGGACTCGGCGGGCGCGGGGTCGATGTCGAGGCGCGATTGCAGCGCTGGAAGAACATGCGCGGCGATCGCTCCGAAGGCGCATGGCGACTGGCGCGTCGGCTGGCCGACCTTGGCGAGAAGTCGGCATCCGGGGAGGGCAGGCTGGGCGAACGCTCGGTCGGCGGGTGGATCGCGACCGCTTGGCCCGACCGCGTGGCGCGCCAGCGTGCGGGCCAACGCGGCGAATATCTGAGCGCGGGTGGCCGCGCCTACAAGCTCGACCCGCTTGATCCGCTGGCGAACAGCGAATGGCTCGCGATCGCCGATGCGCAGGGGCATGCCGCCGGTGTGCGCATCCTCGGCGCGGCGCCGATCGCATTGGCCGAGGTCGAGGCGATCTTTGCGGGGCAGATCGAAAGCCGGTCGGCGAGCCGTTACGATGCAACAAGCGACCGCGTCGACCATCGCCGCGAACGCCGCCTTGGCGCCATCGCGCTGTCGAGCGGGCAGACCGGCCGGAACGAGGGCGCCGAGGATGACGTCGCGGTGCGGCTGGCGGCTGTGCGCGAGAAGGGACTGGGCCTGATCGGCTGGGGACCGGTGTCGCATGCGCTGCGCCAGCGGGCGTCGTTCGCGGGGCTGGATGCGCTCTCGGCACCCGCGCTTGCCGACAGCCTCGACATCTGGCTTGCGCCTCTGCTCGAAAAATCGCGCGGGCTTCGCGACATCGGCGATCAGCGGCTGGCGGACGCACTGTCGGGCCTGCTCGACTGGCCCGCGCGGCAATTGCTCGAAAAGCTCGCGCCCGCCGATTTCTCGACGCCGGCGGGAAGTCGTCATGCGATCGATTATGGTGCCGATGGCGGGCCGACGGTCAGCGTGCGCGTGCAGGAAATGTTCGGGCTGGCGCGCCATCCGGTGATCGGCGACCCGCCGGTCCCGCTCGTCCTTGCGCTGACCTCGCCGGCGCACCGGCCGATCCAGACCAGCCGCGACATTGCGAGCTTCTGGAGCGGCAGCTGGTCCGAGGTCGCGAAGGAGATGCGCGGCCGCTATCCCAAGCATAGCTGGCCCGACGATCCGGCGAATGCGCGGCCGACGCTGTTGACCAAAGCGGCGCAGGCGCGGCGCGACGGGCAATAG
- a CDS encoding DUF4170 domain-containing protein has translation MSKLHLVFGGRVSDPQGLDFVDLHALDVVGLFPDYKSAEKAWRSAAQRTVDDAEMKYVVVHLHKLLQPESEA, from the coding sequence ATGAGCAAATTGCACCTCGTGTTCGGCGGACGCGTCAGCGATCCGCAGGGCCTCGATTTCGTCGACCTCCACGCGCTCGACGTCGTCGGCCTGTTCCCTGACTATAAATCGGCCGAAAAGGCGTGGCGCAGCGCGGCGCAGCGCACCGTCGACGACGCCGAGATGAAATATGTCGTCGTCCACCTGCACAAATTGCTGCAGCCGGAAAGCGAAGCCTGA
- a CDS encoding DUF1801 domain-containing protein — protein MAMMGPAADSPDAYIAALSGWQRERCTMMRAAIMGAAPFEETIKWTNLVFMANGPCILIRAEEHRVLLGFWRGKRLRDVDPRIKASGKYELGNLVMTGATEVTAEQVAKLAAEAYRLNLELGNPAARA, from the coding sequence ATGGCGATGATGGGCCCAGCGGCGGACAGCCCCGATGCCTATATCGCCGCGCTTTCGGGCTGGCAGCGCGAACGATGCACGATGATGCGCGCCGCGATCATGGGAGCCGCTCCCTTCGAGGAAACCATCAAATGGACCAACCTCGTCTTCATGGCGAACGGCCCGTGCATCCTGATCCGCGCCGAGGAGCATCGCGTGCTGCTGGGCTTCTGGCGCGGAAAGCGGCTGCGCGACGTCGATCCGCGGATCAAGGCCAGCGGCAAATATGAGCTCGGCAATCTGGTGATGACCGGGGCGACCGAGGTGACGGCCGAGCAGGTCGCGAAACTTGCGGCCGAGGCGTATCGGCTCAACCTCGAACTGGGCAACCCCGCGGCGCGCGCATGA
- a CDS encoding ETC complex I subunit, whose protein sequence is MKARIFQKPKNAMQSGRAGTQRWFLEFAPTEARKADPLMGWAGSGDTQRQLRLGFTTSEEAVAYAEKNGFEAEVVPTPVRTLKIQAYADNFR, encoded by the coding sequence ATGAAAGCGCGTATCTTCCAGAAGCCCAAAAATGCGATGCAGTCGGGCCGCGCCGGTACGCAGCGCTGGTTTCTGGAATTCGCGCCGACGGAGGCGCGCAAGGCCGATCCGCTGATGGGCTGGGCCGGCAGCGGTGACACGCAGCGCCAGCTTCGTCTGGGCTTCACAACCAGCGAAGAGGCCGTCGCCTATGCCGAGAAGAACGGGTTCGAGGCCGAAGTGGTGCCGACGCCGGTCCGCACGCTGAAGATCCAGGCCTACGCCGACAACTTCCGTTGA
- a CDS encoding chorismate mutase, with protein sequence MDELSRYRQSIDNIDAALVYMLAERFKVTKAVGELKARDGLPPADPGREERQIGRLRELARDADLDPDFTEKFLRFIIDEVIRHHQKAKREQDA encoded by the coding sequence ATGGACGAACTCAGCCGTTACCGCCAGAGCATCGACAATATCGATGCCGCGCTCGTCTATATGCTGGCCGAGCGGTTCAAGGTGACGAAGGCGGTCGGCGAGCTGAAAGCCCGCGACGGCCTGCCCCCCGCCGACCCCGGCCGCGAAGAGCGCCAGATCGGGCGGCTGCGCGAACTGGCGCGCGACGCCGACCTCGACCCCGATTTCACCGAGAAATTCCTGCGCTTCATCATCGACGAGGTGATCCGCCACCATCAAAAAGCCAAGCGGGAGCAGGACGCATGA